One window from the genome of Bacillus weihaiensis encodes:
- a CDS encoding gluconokinase, with the protein MTREVVIGLDIGTTSVKAVVFQLNGKVVSESEELITSYYPKQGWVEQDPDEIERLAVKVVRTAIEQGDINNTEILTVGFSSAMHSLICIGKDRQPLSPALIWADGRSSEQAKKVKQEKGKMLFEKTGVPIHPMTPLSKLIWMKEVGYEPYLSAAYFLSIKEYLLLKWFDQRIVDYSMAVSTGLLNAHSLDWDEDLLKLADIQRNQLSEVVSPTTILTGLKEHIAGEMGVDSDLPFVMGAADGQLANLGIGAISPGEVAITAGTSGAIRQFANGFNITEKHDTFSYAFTKEFSIIGGPTNNGGIALQWLKELLNYEGSFNEFTQKAEKVAPGAEGLLFLPYINGERAPLWNQQAKGNFFGMSVTHKREHFVRAVLEGITLNLYQIGQSLENLAGAPDKIYVNGGLARSSLWLQMLADMFGKEVYVSESHHSAAWGAAWTGLVALNKVASFEQIKENIPMSTPIVPNESNHKTYRELYKKYELLVNDLVKHF; encoded by the coding sequence ATGACAAGAGAAGTAGTAATTGGACTTGATATAGGTACAACAAGTGTAAAAGCAGTTGTTTTTCAATTGAATGGTAAAGTTGTCTCTGAGTCAGAGGAATTGATTACCTCTTATTATCCTAAGCAAGGATGGGTGGAGCAAGATCCAGACGAAATTGAACGGTTAGCAGTCAAAGTAGTACGGACTGCCATAGAGCAAGGGGATATCAACAATACGGAGATACTTACCGTTGGCTTTTCTTCTGCTATGCATTCTCTTATCTGTATAGGAAAGGATCGTCAGCCATTATCACCTGCACTGATATGGGCAGATGGTAGAAGTAGTGAACAAGCTAAAAAAGTGAAGCAAGAAAAGGGTAAAATGCTATTTGAGAAAACAGGTGTACCCATTCATCCTATGACTCCACTCTCAAAGCTTATCTGGATGAAAGAAGTTGGCTATGAACCATACCTTAGCGCAGCTTATTTTTTATCAATTAAAGAATATCTTCTGTTAAAATGGTTTGATCAACGCATTGTTGATTACTCAATGGCTGTTTCTACGGGATTGCTTAACGCTCATTCACTTGACTGGGACGAAGATCTTTTAAAGCTTGCAGACATTCAAAGAAATCAGCTTTCAGAGGTTGTTTCACCGACTACTATTCTTACTGGGCTAAAAGAACATATTGCGGGAGAAATGGGAGTAGACAGTGACTTACCTTTTGTTATGGGGGCTGCTGATGGTCAATTAGCTAACCTTGGAATCGGAGCGATATCTCCCGGTGAAGTTGCGATTACAGCCGGGACAAGTGGCGCGATTCGCCAATTTGCAAATGGATTCAACATTACAGAAAAGCACGATACGTTCAGCTATGCTTTTACAAAAGAGTTCTCTATTATAGGTGGACCTACAAACAATGGTGGAATCGCGTTACAATGGTTAAAGGAACTCCTCAATTATGAAGGTAGTTTTAATGAATTTACACAAAAAGCAGAAAAAGTAGCACCTGGTGCAGAAGGATTATTGTTTCTCCCATACATAAATGGTGAAAGAGCACCACTATGGAATCAGCAGGCAAAAGGGAACTTTTTTGGAATGTCTGTTACTCATAAAAGAGAACATTTCGTTCGCGCAGTATTAGAAGGAATCACATTGAACCTCTATCAAATCGGACAAAGCTTAGAGAACTTAGCTGGAGCACCCGATAAAATCTATGTAAATGGCGGATTGGCCAGATCAAGTCTGTGGCTACAAATGCTTGCTGATATGTTTGGGAAAGAAGTGTATGTATCAGAAAGCCATCATAGTGCAGCATGGGGAGCAGCATGGACAGGATTAGTTGCACTTAATAAAGTGGCTTCTTTTGAACAGATAAAGGAAAACATTCCAATGAGTACACCTATTGTTCCAAATGAGTCAAATCATAAAACGTATAGAGAGCTCTATAAAAAATATGAGCTACTAGTAAATGATCTAGTAAAGCATTTCTAA
- the larE gene encoding ATP-dependent sacrificial sulfur transferase LarE: protein MNEKLLNLMSILQEMESVVVAFSGGVDSTFLLKVAVDTLGTDRVLAVTADSETYPSSELQEAKELAQRIGATHRVIETSELAIPGYTENDRNRCYFCKNSLFEQIIPVMEKEGLNNVVYGVIADDMNEFRPGMKAAKEKGVRGPLQEANLFKEEIRELSKEMDLPTWNKPSFACLSSRIAYGDKITIEKLTKVEKAEAYLKTLRIRQVRVRTHQDMARIEVEPDDMKIILENHEKIATKLLEYGYKYITLDLIGYKSGSMNKVLS, encoded by the coding sequence ATGAATGAAAAACTTCTTAATTTAATGTCTATTCTCCAAGAGATGGAATCAGTTGTTGTCGCATTTTCAGGTGGAGTGGATAGTACCTTTTTGTTAAAGGTTGCCGTAGATACATTGGGGACCGACCGAGTGTTAGCTGTAACGGCTGACTCTGAGACATACCCATCGAGCGAGCTTCAAGAGGCAAAGGAGTTAGCACAAAGAATTGGCGCTACACATCGAGTCATTGAAACATCAGAGCTAGCCATTCCAGGATATACAGAAAATGATCGAAATCGATGCTACTTCTGTAAAAATAGCTTATTTGAACAGATTATCCCTGTTATGGAAAAAGAGGGCTTGAACAATGTAGTATATGGCGTCATCGCAGATGATATGAATGAATTTCGACCTGGGATGAAAGCTGCAAAGGAAAAGGGAGTACGTGGGCCATTACAGGAAGCAAACTTATTTAAAGAAGAAATAAGAGAGCTGTCAAAGGAAATGGATTTGCCTACATGGAACAAGCCGTCCTTTGCTTGCCTTTCATCTAGAATTGCGTATGGTGACAAAATTACAATTGAGAAGCTAACGAAAGTAGAAAAAGCAGAGGCTTATTTAAAAACGCTTCGTATTCGTCAAGTTCGAGTCAGAACCCATCAGGATATGGCGAGGATTGAAGTGGAGCCAGACGATATGAAAATCATACTAGAAAATCATGAGAAGATTGCCACTAAGCTACTTGAATATGGTTATAAATATATAACGTTAGATTTAATCGGATATAAGAGTGGGAGTATGAACAAGGTTCTTTCATAA
- a CDS encoding SDR family oxidoreductase: protein MSNLFDLTGKTVVAFGGNSVLGSSITKGMSEHGANIAIVGRNIEKAKQVVQEIEEAGGKAKAFQADVSKRESLEDVAKEIEEWAGGFDILLNAPGKNSATPFFELGEEEWDDIMDVNLKGMMVTCQIFAKKMIEQGRKGSIINISSVSSTTPLSKVFTYSVSKAGVNSMTQFLARELAPNGIRVNAIIPGFFPAEQNRKILSEERIDSIMNHTPMNRFGTPDELQGAAVWLASEKASSFVTGALIRVDGGFGSMTI from the coding sequence ATGTCAAATTTATTTGATTTAACAGGAAAAACAGTCGTAGCTTTTGGAGGAAACAGTGTATTAGGATCCTCAATCACAAAAGGAATGTCTGAACATGGTGCGAACATTGCCATTGTAGGAAGAAATATTGAAAAAGCAAAACAAGTTGTCCAAGAAATTGAAGAAGCCGGTGGAAAGGCAAAAGCATTTCAAGCTGATGTTAGTAAGCGAGAATCTTTAGAAGATGTAGCTAAGGAAATTGAGGAATGGGCGGGTGGCTTCGATATTCTTCTAAATGCACCGGGTAAAAATAGTGCAACTCCCTTCTTTGAGTTAGGGGAAGAAGAGTGGGATGACATTATGGATGTTAATTTAAAAGGAATGATGGTTACTTGCCAGATTTTCGCTAAGAAAATGATTGAGCAAGGAAGAAAAGGAAGTATTATTAATATTTCGTCTGTATCATCAACAACTCCGCTTTCAAAGGTGTTTACATATTCTGTTTCAAAAGCTGGAGTTAATAGCATGACACAATTCTTAGCAAGAGAGCTTGCTCCAAATGGCATACGTGTGAACGCGATTATTCCTGGCTTCTTCCCAGCCGAACAAAATAGAAAAATCTTAAGTGAAGAACGAATTGATTCAATTATGAATCATACGCCAATGAATCGTTTTGGTACCCCTGATGAGCTACAGGGAGCAGCGGTTTGGCTTGCATCTGAGAAAGCGTCAAGTTTCGTTACAGGGGCACTGATTCGTGTTGATGGTGGATTCGGCAGCATGACAATTTAA